acataaatgcatgcatacatatgtatatgcaaataaaatcatGAACATTGTACTTTTTCGGCtttgtaaaattgttaaatattctttatttctgCTTCCGTCGAGGGCGGTGCGTATGTGTTGTTGTGCTGCCATTGAAGTCAGCGTCAGCGTCTTATCGCATTTTCATGACTGACGTTGCTTGAGTGGCTGGTGGTTGGCCGTTAAATATTCGCACTTGTCCAGTTCAGCTGTAATGAACTTTTCAAGTAAagcgcttaaaaataaaaaaaaattaaatgcaaataagcCGCATAAATATCAGCAATGAAGTAAATACAAAGGTTTAGTGACgctaaacaaaaagaaatacaaattcgaaaaagaatctcgtaaatatttcatttttcaaacaaTTGAAATTCATATTGTAATGTAAGCTATAGATGATGGCATGCGAATATTTTTGCTGTGTGACTTGGTCTAATcgttgatttttgtttaattatttcagcAAATTTCTTGGGGCGCAGTGACTTGTCTCACTAATTGACTGCATCAAATGCAAAGGATCTACTCGCTGAAAATCTCCAATTCCTTAAAGCGCAACGAATAAGTCATCCTTCGAGGTGTGTGCGTGTATTTATAACGACACATTGTTTTTGCAATTACTTTAGCATCACCTCTGTGGCTGACGTCTCTCTGTATTTGCTGTAGTCCACATGCATTTTCCACATTGTTTCCACATGCCATGATGCGTTACTCGGAAATCTCCAGAGAATTATCGTCGGATAGTTTACGTTACGTTGAGGTAAGCAGTGTTTTTGTTAAGATGTATTGTACTTatcatatatttgtttttgtaataatttattgACTTTGTCATTGCAGTTGGGTGACGAGTATCTTTACAGGAATTTGCGCGAGGATTCACCACGTAGTGATACTCAATCGAACGGTAGCAACGGATATATGGCGCCACCAACATTCATTTCCAATAACCAACACCATCATCGCACGCAACAAGAACAATCTACTTCGCAGCAGCAACAACGTGACAACTACACTAATTCGATGAGCAATTGCGGCCAACAACACACAGCCGGTTTACGCAATTCGAAACGGTATTCGTGTGGGCGTGATAGCAGTCATGATGGCGCTGCCACCATCTCCTATATGCGACCACGCAAGGATAGCACACGTTCGACACAGAGTTGTCAATTCGATGCGGAACAGTTGACGCAGGCAATCGCTAGCAAGACAATGCATGTGAAAAGTAGTCGTCGCAAAAATTCCATTGGCTGCCTGAATTCGTTATCCTCATCGCCGGGTTCACCCGGTTGCTATTACTGTGTTGGGTAAGCAGTGCCATTGATAGTTGTTTAATATAAAATCCAGCATCGTAAAACTTTTCTTTAACATTAATTCTTCATTCTATTCTCCAGCACCGCTCCACCGCCCGGAAAGAGCCAGAGTTTGCCTGCACGTTCCTCTATGAATAATTTAGATGCTGTCATTTTGAATGCTCTACGTGTGCCCGCTGATGAACTGGCCAATCAAATCACTCTGTTAGATTTTCCTATCTTCGCTGCCATACAACCGGATGAGTTAACCAGTTGCgcttggacgaagaaggataAACATGTTGTTACACCGAATATTGTTGCATTTACGAAACGTTTCAATCACACCAGCTTTTGGACTGTACAGGAGATATTGAGTGGCGAACAGCCAAAGCAGCGTGCGGAAATACTGACACATTTCATTAAGGTGAGGGATATTTGATGTACTTTATATTGTGGCATATAGCGGCATAGCAAAAGGCAGGATAATGTCGAAAACAGAAGAGAGTCCGCCTCTTTGTAGGAGATTTactattaaatttcatttctgaGTTgcataaaaactgaaattttgcaACTAGGTTTtacatcaaataaaattttattttaggatAAAAAGGATATTACTTTCCATCCGGCGTACTTATAGGTtctaacaaaataattaaaaattagttcatcaTTCGTTCGAATTCGTTCATGGAGAAGTTACTAGAGCAGCTGatttacgtttttttatttaccatagCATATAGAATGTCAAATTGTAATATTCTATTTATCTATAAAATTACTTCTTGCTTTTGTACTAATActtgaaatttgtttgcttGTATGGTTAATTCGattaattttctctttattcATAAAAGTTTTCCAATGAAATCAAGATTAACTCTTTATGTGTATGGATTTGTTACTAAATTTATTAGATACCAttgtctttttattttctattaagtGACTTCTATTAAGTGAGATTACCAATTATTAAAGCGTcgttcaaaagtgacgcctataTGTCGGTAGGAATAATTTATAGACGATACTTGTTTTATTTCACCTtcaacatttgtcaagtagacagatgtacaattttacgcgataaaatgattgaaagttatgaaaatggtcgatctttaagaacaacatatcgcacaATTCGTGATTttgttggtggaaataatcattcGAATGGCAcgaaaattcaaaggttggtaaaaaattgttaagaaattggttctgtcgaggacTGGTACACCAAAAACTGGATGTTTTGTTGAGAATTTTGCtgttgtagcgcaaagtgttgccgAATAAGCTTCAACATAGATATATCGACTGTTTGGAGGATTTTAGCTGTAGACGTGCTCAGGTCGGAGATTCAAATGatgcaatttttcacatataattgttaagaaccatagtttgaagaaaaatggtcaaacctgaaagaatctaaactTGTGcatgtattattttaaaacaacatctagacgcgtcttttgaaatacccgttttatgtgtatgtatgtaatttacaAACAGAAGgcgtatttttcttaaaatttttgcttagcttcatgaaaaaaataaaaagttcgaAAGTGAAACTTTTCACGTATTTTGTATCAAAGTGCACCCTAGTGGCCGTTTttggtgtttgttgttgttgtaaaagcaTACATATCTTCCATAAAAGTTTGGGAAATGCTGctgtgacagtccttggccggatataaatccgaattgttccggtaatgtagaatctactgtcgtgggaacgggcTATTTTCGgtagaaataaattatattcatatattcAGCTTCCTCGTACCCGAAAACGCCTAGAAACCCCTTTTGATAGTTAACCAATTTGCATTTaaacagattttatttttttaatgctcctCCGCGACCAGcaaaatcaaattgaaaaaaaaaaacgattaaaaTCGCCTACTTGGAAaaactgcaaaatattttctttttttttttaactagttttataataagtaaatgtCCTAAATTACATTTCTATATAGAGCCCTGGCTGTCAGAAAAATTTGGTTGCATCAATTCCCTAGCCGGCTGCCGAACGGTTTTATTATACGCAgttttctttcaccattttCCACAACACAACAGATGAACCCAACTATGGTACAACACTACCTTCTcagtaatatttaaagaaatttagcaataaataatcttcaaattttaaagctttATCGTCACCAATTCGAAGCTAACTAAATAAATCCCTAGGCTTAAGCATACTTTTATATTGTCTTAAACTTACTCTTTATAAAACCGTCTCAAAATGTTTAATCGATCAGAAAAGCGTAAagttataagttttttattgcaTCAAGTACCGAATAagcggttttttgttttagcaatgaataaaaattttggtggtatatggaaaatttggaaaatgggTTTATGTTGTAGCCACCCAGCTTAAAattacatgatttttttttattttgtggcgcTGTGTTATGATAATAAAATTGACTGGTGTAATGGTCAATCAATAGCTAAAAAatgcttttacttttttaatatgaatttattttataagatgTATAGATtaatactttaaaatatttattttccatattttgcaTCTACCAATTTTTATCACTTTAGGTGTCCAAGAAGCTGCACGAACTGAACAATCTGCATTCGCTGTTCGCCATCATATCCGCCATGCAAAGTGCTAGCATTTTCCGTTTGAAAAAGACTTGGGCTTGCCTCTCCAAAAAGGATAGACAAGCATTTGAGCGACTAAGCGATATATTTAGCGATCAAAATAATTGGGAGAATTTACGTGCCTATTTGGAGAGCTTACGCCTACCATGCATACCCTATTTGGGTTTATTTTTAACTGATCTTATTTACATTGATTTGGCGCATCCGCACAAGGGTGGTCTGGAGCCAGAACAGCGGcgcaataaaatgaataatataTTGCGCGTCATTGCCAATTATCAACAATCGGACTATACGCATATACAGCCAATTGAGGCAACACAAAAGTACTTGACTTCCATACGATACATTGAAGAGTTGCAGAATATCTTCGAAGAGGATCAATACAAGTGCGTGGaacagtaaatttaaattttgtcaatatttctataaaacttttttcccaCTCACTCTTTATAGAAAGTCCTTAAAATTAGAGCCTGCATCACCGTCCGGTCCTAGTTCCTCCTCTTGCAGTTCAAAGGAGTCCTTCAATGTTGATGCAGTTACACCAGCGCTTGCTTGCCTGAATCTCTCACCTGCCAAAACGATCGGTTCTATGCGTATAACTAATAGCAGTGGCAATAAATTCATACCCGGCCATCGTAAATGTCGCAGTCTGGGCACAAAGTAAGTTTTGATTCGTTTTGTGAGTTTGTGTTATTGAAGCGTCCTACTTTCACAGTAATTGGCTATTTAAACTTGCTATACTAACATTTACGAAAAATAATACGTAAAGTAATTTGTATTTCCAACacttgtaatttaaaaatttgtgttttttgtatttctttaaaTGCCTTCTCACTAACATCTGTCACCCGCTACGCAAACTACACCCATCATTGTCTTTgtttctttctttctctctccGTATCTGTCTTATTATCGCACTATATCATGCAATtggatgtacatataaatatatcgtCGCGTGCGTCtgcgaaaaaaatgtacaaaaaatctACAACGAATGTGTGCTCtgccaaaaacgaaaaaaaaaaaattgttttgtttgtttttgtttatttcttaaattgattatttttacatGTAATATTGTCGTGTGTGCTGGCAGATTTCGCAGCACCAGCTTGCCACGAAATTTCTATCACAAATGTCAATGTTCCATTTTGATGATCGCACCCGGCATTGGCACAATTTCCAATAAGCGTTGTAGATGCAGTCGGTGAGTGGAAAATTCATACATAACTTTGTTCGTATTCCAAATTCTATACCATTTTGCTtatttgcgaaaatttttatattgttataaacaatGCCTGTTGTTTGAAAGTATTAGTTGcgctttatataatatttttcctgtAAAATTATGATTCTAATATAATTGAATTGCGCGAATTATTTCTATTCTTTACTttaatgtacactttttttttgcaaaaccttgtattttttaaaatctattACGAACATAAATATCTGTcacttctaaaaattttttttataactcaagatagctaattttttttaataacgagCTTAAACCTGAATTAAATTTTCTGAGCATCTACATGtcgctcatttacttcaatagttttcttcttcttctattcaGGGCGATATCTACTAACAGTAGGCATCAACAATTAGACATATTTTGGTAAAATTggaaaagagctgccaaaaattacatttatttgtaaaaacagAGTTTCATGAGGCATAACATAACTTGCTAGCAGCGAATCTGCTCGATAACttcgttgttgctttcacatgcaaatttttcgttaagtgAGCAGAGCAGAGAGGCCTAGTATCTCATTAGATGAAAATGtgtatttagttttacttaggaaGGCATAATAAATTGACAACTTTTAAGccatttttctgcattttgtcCTTTGGATTACGACACTATTCAAGTAAAAGAGCAATATGTTCGgtatattttctatttcatcataagccaaagtaaatttctaatgcaaaaaactcagttgTTTTTGCAATCTGTAGCATTCTCAATTTGCCGCTCAAAGACCTCAGTCAAAATGGGAAATCGCAATTCAAGAAACTCATACTCATTGCAGGATAGCCTCAGAACGATTTCTGAAACTTTATCGGCAGGGTAAAAAAACTTTATCTTGATGAAATAGTAATAGTGATGTTGAAAAATCCCACTAAAATAAACCATTagacaagtaaaaaaaagttcctTAAGTCTCGTGCAACATTTTACTCCACGAAAATTTTAgtgcaaacaaaaacacatcAAAAAATACCACCACAACACAAAAATCTGTCACAGACtaacaatttattatattttattcgctTATTCAAAACTTTGGACTTGCGAATACATTAGAACTTCGAATTTAGAATTGACTAAACCATAACCTGATGCATGATccctaatttttgaaatatatttcatttttgcttATATTAGTGACTGTTTACATTTTGCACTATTCGAGTGTAGTAGAGATTTGTGCACTAtcactaaatttaaataatatctcaaaaaaatgtttttgtagtgGTTTCACTATCGCTAAGCTGGTGATAAATagggaaaaatataattttgtgaaACGCGTAGAGCACCCAAAATTTTGTGCATTACCTCCATCTTTGATATGTatcaatgtatgtatttatcaaAATTGGTGCACACACGGTATTTGAAAATCTGACAAAAACCAGGCCTACCACCCCTACAAGTAAAATGTTTAATCTCTCCCGAGTAACCCAAGTAAAATTTTAGACTTTACGTAAGTTGACCATTTGAAATGGGCGAAGTTATAGTCTACCTTCTATATAATGGTAAAATGCCGAGATGACAATTTAATAACACTACCCGACAAAAAAAGTAACCACTGCATTTGATACATCaaacttttgtaaaatttcCCATTGAGTCCAAAGGTTAAATGAATTTCTAGATATGTATTTTACTTATACTTTTCGGTTTTTTGAGCTTCTAAAAGGtaaagaaaatacttttataatacTTTACGTAACcgaaacgactcggatttatatccggtcaaggactgtcacttcagcaacattccgcatatgcacggggaatgtttatgctgctacatcaacgacaacaacaacgtcTGTGTCTTCACCCTTAGTAAATcgaatttttagttattttctttttgctatATAGAATTAAGTAGCCTtattaggaaaataaaaatcgatCAAATCGGCGTTTGGCGAGTTTGAAACACTTCTAACTACTTTCTTCTTTCTTATAACAATAAATTGTGGGAAtgccaaaaatttaagaattcaaTAAGATAGTAGATATAAGTGCGTCTATTATATCTCTTATAGCATTGCCATTTTGTATTCGGGTATGACTCGGCATTTTGGCTATTATTCGGAAAGATGATGCGAAACGTTCATTATAAAATAGGCTATAGACCTATGGTGCAAAAAACAGCGGGTTAAttcatattttgttaaaataaaaagtagtaaaaatttcccatttaaattttgattcacCTTAACTCTGCcgatttcaatgtttttttcttctgaaaatgcTATTTACTTGTcttaacagaaataaaataactagAAATTTAGTTCACTAAGGGCGAAgatattggaatttttgtagccttcatttttttgaaaagctcAAACaaccgaaattttaaaatatgaaaacttaTACTACTTTTGTATTAAATCAATTGGTATATCAAGTGGTTATTAGAATTTTTGAGATTTGTTAGCTTGGGtagttagaaaataaaattttatcaaattttgtatactAGTTTTGGTCCTTGGTGCAATCGTGACTGGAATGGTTAGCAGCCATTGTAATCTAATGTGTTCGCATTCTCCCTCCATACGTAGTGGTACTTAGTGTTCTCTATTAACTTCATATCATGCTTCATTTTATGGCGTTAGTACTTGCTttgctttcgatttttttgttttgttttgtttttgataaggTGCTAGTTTTGattccatgaaaaaaaaaaaatgcctagAAATGTTTACTGTGCTTAGAAATATTGTGCTATGTAATTTACggttttatttggtctttttattttctaagtaTTCTGCTGCATGCTGTTTTCCTGCTCTGCGGAAACCCAATTTTCGTATATGTACCTACATTTTCtgccaaaatattgaaaaaaagcgGGTTGTCTGTATATTTAATTCACATCTAAAGTTCTTGaatgcaaaatatatatttttcaactaaCTAATCAGCTCTTCTTTTCGCTCCCTTTCAGCATTTTCGCGAAAATAACACATTCTCACAACGAGAGCGCCAACTATGGCAATCCTTCTATGGTGTTGGGTTACGGCGACGAATACCACCTAAACGACCACAGTGTGCTTAGTCAACAACAAGCGCGCCATCTGCTCGACGATTCAGTACTGGAGCATAGCAGTAATATGCTTAGTAGTGGTGATGCCACCTCAAATGATAGTGCCGAAGGCGTACTCTGCCATAATAGTGATTTGGAGCTGATATATGCGCCCTCACACGACCTCGAACATTGCGTGCAGGGTTGTGTGCGTCGCAAGACCGTACAGAAGGAGGGTCGCAAACCGGCGGTGGCTTCATGGCAACGCTACTGGCTACAGATTTGGGCCAATTCACTCGTTTACTTTCCGCCCAAATCATTTAAGGGTAGTGAACGTAGCGACTTTAAGCGTGAGCCATGCAAAGTGTGTCCGCTCGAGGGTTGGTTTGCGCAAGTCGTCGATAATACGAAACATAAAAACTCATTTGAGTTATATCATCGTTCACTTGGCACGATCTACAAATTTCGCACGGATAGCGCACAGGCAACACAACTTTGGACAGCATCCATTTGTAAAGTGGCGATGCAGCGTAGCGCACCCAAACCATTGCCCATCAACTTGATGTCTTTTGAGTGATGTGGTGATGATGACGATGGGATAAGTGTGTAATGGTAATGGGGGAGTAAATTGTGTCAAACTCAAATCGCAAGCCGTGAAAGAGGAGAAGGATACATGTAGGTGTGGCTCGATTAATTGAGCTCAAATGAATATAGTTTTAGAAGCATCTGTGttcaaaatgaaatttcttCTTTAAGCTACGCTTGTTGTGGTTCCGGTTTACTTAGCTTACTTTTTGCCACGATTAATGTTTGTTGCTTTCATTTAACTTGTCTATTAATTACTCAAGGACATTCATATAAGCAAATGTAATTTGACGAAGGTATCGGCGACACTATTATGGGGGCATCTactatacacacatacgtacgtacGTGTTTAATGAACGAACGAATTCTTTAAAGACTGATATATGTCTGGGCAGACGGACTCGACGAATTCAATGGAAAGCTAAAGGAGACTTAATGAAAACTGGGAATTAAAATCAAGGGAGACTCATAGGAAACTCGAAATGAAATCAACGCAGAATAGTTGGAAATTCTTAACAAACTAAAACGAAAGCaactttcttataatttttttgttttagatgcTAACGCaatgaatttgtaaaaaatgatagttcgtaataataatttttctaagcaaTTTTTGTAAGGCATTTTAACTGTTACACCTATCACATATACGATATTTAATCAGTGCATATGCAGGATTTGAAGAAtgattaaaatattctgaattgCTTATTGTCTGAAAGGCTTGTGAGAGATTTCAAATACATAATCATTCACTCGAATGAAATAATgattttcgaacatttttgcaGCTGAATAACAGCagaatgaaaaacaataattactTGATCATCATTTTTATTAGCACATCAGGATTATCCACGTTGCGAATTAAAAACATTCAATAAAACTTTGGGTCGTAGAAACGTTGGGAAAACGTCAAAGTATGACGATGATGCAGTGGTCTAATTCGCTGGGAAGCACTCTAAAtagagcaaaaaaattattaaacgaagaaaaatgcaattttgagCATACAAATAATGCGAAAACATTTTGGAAACATTATTTTACGAATTCTGCGCATACGCAAACGTGTGTCGGGTCGGcattaagaaaatataataaataaataaatgaaaaattatgcaatataAAAGggtatagattttatagcagccTGAAAGCAATTCTACAGCATTCTTTCTATCCAAGCTTAAGTGCGCGCGCGTATATTAGGGGTCTTTAGCGGTGCAtgcgaaaatatataaatttatcaattgaaagtaaataaatatttgtatgtcttGTAGCGTTTATactgtaaattaaattttgtaactttttatcACAATAGCAAATTTTTCTATTAACATACagtaaacatatgtacatacttacatacttacgatATACAAGtctaagcatttaaaaaaaaacgaaaattatatATTGTTTACTGGCTTTGAGCTTTTTCACTTTATATGAgcgttttaatagaatttatatgattttattaactTAACACTTTGAACGCCAAACTTATTTTCGCTTTTGACTTTTGTCGCTTAAACGCCAATATTACTAAATTCGTCCATTGAAGTGCATAAAACTTTTATGTTATTAATATCTTATTTCTTTTCTCTATCAGttaatttgtgtgtgtgttttttttttttttgtttcaagccAAATGTATTTTTGGTGATAGCCTTATCATTCTCGTATTTCTGTTTCAATCTGATATTTGCAACAAAATAGATACTTCATATAGTAGTGTATACTAGGGAACAGTTCTGTGCTTGCCGGCTTGATTGAACGTAGCTGATGCACTTAGGGGAAAAGAGATTGCTCCTCCTCATTTTTCTTCGATTTACAGAGGCAAGTGACTCGCAGTCCCTACCAAATCCCATCCGGCGTGCTATTTTCATCTCGTTTTCTGTCATAGGTGCCTGTACTACACTtaaattttgatacattttttcgaaatcgataatttcttttagtttcaaaaattttgcttctGAGTGATCGGAATAAAGAGAAGCAATTTATCATCTctcaattgaaaaaattagcGGAATCATAAAATAGAAGCGAAACAGTATCGTTGTGTTTTTCAAGCCGCATCTGAATGCAGaccagttttgataaaaaatgttgcCGTTCAAAAATTCTCTATCCTCCTGAAAGAAATCTCACTTGAAAAAAAACGCCATGTCAGGTGTTGCGTAGTTTGGTAGTTACTGCAATAAATCGGTGTCAGTTGGCGATATTAATGCTCAAAGACGCACATTCATAGCGTGCAGATAGAGATATGTATACCCGGCTTAAATTAATGCCAACCAACGCATATTACTGGCGAAACAATCAGCACTCAAAGTGTTAAGTATATCCCACttctagaaaattattgtttttggctgaaaattttgtagaaatCAAAACATCTTTTATGATATTAAAGTTTGTATGGCATgctattcaataaaataatattttttttaatttttaagaatttatgcGCTGATTTGTTATTTATGTTACTTACTCACTGTACTGACATTTgcaaattaatttcttaaaatccAGCATAGTCTCTCCTTCGATCAGTTAAAATGCccagtaaatattatttttgtaactaAGCGTTTTTTTGTAAGCTCTAAAATtagcattaaatttaatttccattttttttattaatataatatagttaAAGCAACGACTTAATATTTATCATACTTTGCCTTAGCGCTTTGCGAATACTCTATTACTCTTCTGTAAGCGTTTATTGTACCATGtactacgtacatacacacatacatacatgctacgtacatatgtagttgTTATAGACACAATAGTTTTATACACAAATAATTGTTAGAGTTatgaataattataaattatatgtatgtaataatgtAATAGTGAAAACACTGTACTGTTAGCtttaaatttgtgcaaaaaagcCTAAACAATTTGTTCCAATGCAGTgcatattttatgtatgtataaatgtaaatCGCAAAGTTCCATAAAAACAGCCAACCAACAACAgacattcatatacatacatacatatattaacagaaaataattatattcagaaaataaagaaagcttACGTCAGCGATAATCGGAGCCATTGTTTTTCGCTATGccactaaaaataaattatacacgAAATGTTATCAGTAATCGAAATCAAAATTAATGCGCCCTATTATCCATGTACACATGCGaatgtgcatgcatatttgtatattgaaacatacacatacatagatttaacgaattgttttattaaatttataatattatactacatacatacattcatacatgcgtacataccaCGAACTTATGCGCGATTATTAcgaatacatatacaaatatacatacacatataaaggaaaaattactgATATTTATGAATGTAACTGCATGTCATTAGCATTGTTTGCTTTTTGTTATAGGCGTTTTTGTTGTAAGAGCATCGCGCTACAATAAATAAGTATGTTgtcaattttgatatttatatgcgttgcaaagtaaaatattttttttatgatatataCATTCTTACTTAGTAAACACATATGATGCATGTACTCACGAACAAATGTTAAGCgtaaaaagaacaaaatcacaaagaaaaaaacttaaaaaagctattaaacgagaaaataaaataaataaaacgatttACAAGCAATGAAATTCCGACTGTTTTTTTCACTAAAGCATAGTACTCTTAA
The sequence above is drawn from the Anastrepha obliqua isolate idAnaObli1 chromosome 4, idAnaObli1_1.0, whole genome shotgun sequence genome and encodes:
- the LOC129243831 gene encoding ras-specific guanine nucleotide-releasing factor RalGPS1 isoform X2, translating into MMRYSEISRELSSDSLRYVELGDEYLYRNLREDSPRSDTQSNGSNGYMAPPTFISNNQHHHRTQQEQSTSQQQQRDNYTNSMSNCGQQHTAGLRNSKRYSCGRDSSHDGAATISYMRPRKDSTRSTQSCQFDAEQLTQAIASKTMHVKSSRRKNSIGCLNSLSSSPGSPGCYYCVGTAPPPGKSQSLPARSSMNNLDAVILNALRVPADELANQITLLDFPIFAAIQPDELTSCAWTKKDKHVVTPNIVAFTKRFNHTSFWTVQEILSGEQPKQRAEILTHFIKVSKKLHELNNLHSLFAIISAMQSASIFRLKKTWACLSKKDRQAFERLSDIFSDQNNWENLRAYLESLRLPCIPYLGLFLTDLIYIDLAHPHKGGLEPEQRRNKMNNILRVIANYQQSDYTHIQPIEATQKYLTSIRYIEELQNIFEEDQYKKSLKLEPASPSGPSSSSCSSKESFNVDAVTPALACLNLSPAKTIGSMRITNSSGNKFIPGHRKCRSLGTKFRSTSLPRNFYHKCQCSILMIAPGIGTISNKRCRCSRIFAKITHSHNESANYGNPSMVLGYGDEYHLNDHSVLSQQQARHLLDDSVLEHSSNMLSSGDATSNDSAEGVLCHNSDLELIYAPSHDLEHCVQGCVRRKTVQKEGRKPAVASWQRYWLQIWANSLVYFPPKSFKGSERSDFKREPCKVCPLEGWFAQVVDNTKHKNSFELYHRSLGTIYKFRTDSAQATQLWTASICKVAMQRSAPKPLPINLMSFE
- the LOC129243831 gene encoding ras-specific guanine nucleotide-releasing factor RalGPS1 isoform X1 translates to MMRYSEISRELSSDSLRYVELGDEYLYRNLREDSPRSDTQSNGSNGYMAPPTFISNNQHHHRTQQEQSTSQQQQRDNYTNSMSNCGQQHTAGLRNSKRYSCGRDSSHDGAATISYMRPRKDSTRSTQSCQFDAEQLTQAIASKTMHVKSSRRKNSIGCLNSLSSSPGSPGCYYCVGTAPPPGKSQSLPARSSMNNLDAVILNALRVPADELANQITLLDFPIFAAIQPDELTSCAWTKKDKHVVTPNIVAFTKRFNHTSFWTVQEILSGEQPKQRAEILTHFIKVSKKLHELNNLHSLFAIISAMQSASIFRLKKTWACLSKKDRQAFERLSDIFSDQNNWENLRAYLESLRLPCIPYLGLFLTDLIYIDLAHPHKGGLEPEQRRNKMNNILRVIANYQQSDYTHIQPIEATQKYLTSIRYIEELQNIFEEDQYKKSLKLEPASPSGPSSSSCSSKESFNVDAVTPALACLNLSPAKTIGSMRITNSSGNKFIPGHRKCRSLGTNIFAKITHSHNESANYGNPSMVLGYGDEYHLNDHSVLSQQQARHLLDDSVLEHSSNMLSSGDATSNDSAEGVLCHNSDLELIYAPSHDLEHCVQGCVRRKTVQKEGRKPAVASWQRYWLQIWANSLVYFPPKSFKGSERSDFKREPCKVCPLEGWFAQVVDNTKHKNSFELYHRSLGTIYKFRTDSAQATQLWTASICKVAMQRSAPKPLPINLMSFE